CGAGCCACCCGTCGCGGGCTATCCCGCAGCTGGCCGCCGACGGTCCCGTTCAGGTGTGGTCCTGGGACATCACCCGGATCGGCTGCGCGGGCTATCGTTCCGCGCTGCACCTCTACGTGATCGAGGACGTGTTCTCCCGCAAGTGCGTCGGCTGGCGCCTGGAGCCGGTGGAAAAGGATGAGCTCGCGGTCGCGCTGGTCGCCGACGCCATCACCGCGCACGGCGCCCCGCACACCCTGCACGCCGACGGCGGGCCGTCGATGACGTCGGGGGCGATGAAGACCTACCTGTTCGAGCAGCACATCACGCACTCGCGATCGCGACCGCGAGTCTCCAACGACAACCCGTTCTCCGAAGCGCTGTTCAAGACCGTGAAATACGACTTGAGCTACCCGGAACGCTTCGAGGACCTCCAGCAGGCCCGCGCCTGGTTCACGGGCTTCTTCGCTGTCTACAACGGCCAGCATCGCCACAGCGGCCTGAACGACTACACCCCCGACGACGTCCACAACGGGACCTGGCGAGCAATCCAGATCGCTCGCCAGGCCACCCTC
This is a stretch of genomic DNA from Cumulibacter manganitolerans. It encodes these proteins:
- a CDS encoding DDE-type integrase/transposase/recombinase; protein product: MLGLQEAGFSLVRAVALVGYSRASWYRHQQPAGERAPITPHTERVQPHALSGAERAAVLAHLAREEFADLSVRQVFVRVLDEGIYLGSLRSWYRIARAAGASGDRRRLASHPSRAIPQLAADGPVQVWSWDITRIGCAGYRSALHLYVIEDVFSRKCVGWRLEPVEKDELAVALVADAITAHGAPHTLHADGGPSMTSGAMKTYLFEQHITHSRSRPRVSNDNPFSEALFKTVKYDLSYPERFEDLQQARAWFTGFFAVYNGQHRHSGLNDYTPDDVHNGTWRAIQIARQATLDAYYHAKPGRHRQPPRVQAPPGVVHINPPRPQPELSQAA